A window of Campylobacter pinnipediorum subsp. pinnipediorum contains these coding sequences:
- a CDS encoding aromatic amino acid transport family protein, which yields MKINSFHARWMLSLFGTAVGAGILFLPIRAGTGGFWPIVIMCFLVFPMTYLSHKNLARFVNSGSKPQMDITQVVTEHFGQGWGVVITFLYFFAIFPICLAYGVGITNTVNSFIVHQLGFAEPNRFLLAFGLVSAMMFVLVFSEEIVTKICSALVYPLCVILLAFSLYLIPHWKFDTIVNVPAMGDFLGVIWLTLPVLVFSFNHSPIVSTFAQSVQREYPNATDKNAGKIEFGASVILLVFVMIFVFSSVLCLNPDDFAKARAANIPVLSYFANEFDSPIIAYAGPLVALLAIASSFFGHYYGAYEGLCGILHKTKGKDGKPNSRAVKIGATIFLYISTVVVGYINPSILGFIEDLGGPIIAAILFIMPIIAIYKIPAMAKFKNPLFDGFVFLMGTLTILSVVYGKMV from the coding sequence ATGAAAATAAATTCTTTTCATGCACGTTGGATGTTGTCACTTTTTGGAACTGCTGTAGGTGCGGGTATTTTATTTTTACCTATTAGAGCAGGAACAGGTGGTTTTTGGCCTATTGTTATAATGTGTTTTTTGGTTTTTCCTATGACATATTTAAGCCACAAAAACTTGGCTCGTTTTGTTAACTCAGGTTCTAAACCTCAAATGGACATAACACAAGTCGTAACAGAACATTTTGGTCAAGGCTGGGGTGTTGTTATTACATTTCTTTACTTTTTTGCTATCTTTCCTATTTGTTTAGCTTATGGTGTTGGTATAACAAATACAGTAAATTCATTTATAGTTCACCAACTTGGTTTTGCTGAACCTAATCGTTTTCTTTTAGCTTTTGGTTTAGTAAGCGCTATGATGTTTGTGCTTGTATTTAGCGAAGAGATAGTTACAAAGATATGTAGTGCTCTTGTTTATCCTCTTTGTGTCATATTGCTTGCTTTTTCTTTATATTTAATACCACATTGGAAATTTGACACTATAGTAAATGTTCCTGCAATGGGTGATTTTTTAGGTGTTATCTGGCTAACTCTTCCTGTACTTGTATTTTCTTTTAACCATAGCCCAATTGTTTCAACATTTGCTCAAAGTGTTCAAAGAGAGTATCCAAATGCTACTGACAAAAATGCTGGCAAAATTGAATTTGGTGCTAGTGTTATACTTTTGGTATTTGTTATGATATTTGTTTTTTCAAGTGTTTTGTGCTTAAATCCTGATGATTTTGCAAAGGCTCGTGCTGCAAATATTCCTGTACTTTCATATTTTGCAAATGAATTTGATAGCCCTATTATAGCTTATGCTGGTCCTTTAGTAGCGCTACTTGCTATTGCTTCATCTTTCTTTGGACACTACTATGGTGCTTATGAGGGACTTTGCGGAATACTACATAAAACAAAAGGTAAAGATGGCAAACCAAATAGCCGTGCTGTAAAAATTGGTGCAACTATATTTTTATACATAAGCACCGTTGTTGTAGGCTATATAAATCCAAGTATATTAGGTTTTATAGAGGACTTGGGTGGGCCAATTATTGCAGCTATATTATTCATAATGCCAATTATTGCGATATATAAAATTCCTGCAATGGCTAAGTTTAAAAATCCACTATTTGATGGTTTTGTATTTTTAATGGGTACTCTAACCATCTTAAGTGTTGTTTATGGTAAAATGGTATAA
- a CDS encoding L-serine ammonia-lyase, whose product MDSILSIFKIGVGPSSSHTIGPIVAMNRFCELLGDKVSDVHRVQVVLHGSLSLTGKGHLTDIGCIIGLCGVAPKDVTPDKKREIIHNAISNNRLNLSGKNEIEFVYDRDIVFDDSMLPLHENGLIASAFDKDNNAIITQTYYSTGGGFVATPNEIGGENSGFIKQEINSFEFESAQRLSELCNIHKHSIPEIVILRESEHMSKKEIKAYCLEIYDAMMECYNNGITNKEGILPGSIKLKRLAPAIKKRLDENQKEDLDPLAMIDYVSMYARAVAEENASGGKVVTAPTNGACGVIPAVLLYIQNHRFYMDEEKIINFILTAAAIGYLYKKNASISGAEAGCQAEIGVASSMAAAAMAIVSGANTEQVFNAAEIAMEHHLGLTCDPVGGLVQIPCIERNVLGAIKAISAAKMVLDGDATARVSLDEVIITMYKTGKDMNSKYKETSLGGLAKMVNC is encoded by the coding sequence ATGGATAGCATTTTATCTATTTTTAAAATAGGCGTAGGGCCTAGTAGTTCTCATACAATAGGTCCTATAGTAGCTATGAATAGATTTTGCGAACTTCTTGGAGATAAAGTAAGTGATGTTCATAGAGTGCAAGTTGTATTACACGGCTCCCTTAGCCTAACAGGCAAGGGACACTTGACTGATATAGGGTGCATTATAGGACTTTGTGGTGTTGCTCCAAAAGATGTAACACCAGATAAAAAGCGCGAGATTATCCATAATGCTATTAGCAATAATAGATTAAATTTATCTGGTAAAAATGAAATAGAATTTGTATATGATAGAGATATAGTTTTTGACGATTCTATGCTTCCTTTGCATGAAAATGGACTAATAGCAAGTGCTTTTGATAAGGATAATAATGCAATTATCACTCAAACTTACTATTCTACCGGAGGTGGTTTTGTAGCAACACCTAATGAGATAGGCGGTGAAAATAGTGGCTTTATAAAACAAGAGATTAATAGTTTTGAGTTTGAAAGCGCTCAAAGACTATCAGAACTTTGTAATATTCACAAACACTCCATACCTGAGATTGTAATACTTAGAGAGAGTGAGCATATGAGCAAAAAAGAGATAAAAGCATATTGTCTTGAAATTTATGATGCTATGATGGAATGCTATAATAACGGTATAACAAACAAAGAAGGCATTTTGCCAGGGAGTATAAAACTAAAACGCTTAGCTCCTGCCATCAAAAAACGACTTGATGAAAATCAAAAAGAAGACCTTGACCCACTTGCTATGATTGATTATGTTTCAATGTATGCAAGGGCAGTAGCTGAAGAAAATGCAAGTGGCGGTAAAGTCGTTACAGCACCTACAAATGGTGCTTGTGGTGTTATACCTGCTGTGCTTTTATATATTCAAAATCATCGTTTTTATATGGATGAAGAAAAAATAATAAATTTTATTCTAACAGCAGCAGCCATTGGATACTTATATAAGAAAAATGCAAGTATAAGCGGTGCTGAGGCTGGATGTCAAGCTGAGATAGGTGTTGCTAGTTCTATGGCGGCGGCCGCTATGGCTATAGTTAGTGGCGCCAACACCGAACAAGTCTTTAATGCTGCTGAGATAGCAATGGAGCATCATCTAGGTCTTACATGTGACCCTGTTGGCGGCTTGGTTCAGATACCTTGTATAGAACGAAATGTCTTGGGTGCTATAAAAGCTATAAGTGCCGCCAAGATGGTTTTGGATGGCGACGCTACAGCTAGAGTTAGTTTGGATGAAGTTATTATCACTATGTATAAAACAGGTAAAGATATGAACTCAAAATACAAAGAAACTTCACTAGGCGGTCTAGCTAAAATGGTAAATTGTTAA
- a CDS encoding Tat pathway signal protein, with product MEVNRREFLRKALKVSTLAGGVVATNTLANTAKISESADSNGVVVGKSNKKEVLYHKTQMWEHFYKIAY from the coding sequence ATGGAGGTAAATCGTAGAGAGTTTTTAAGAAAAGCTCTTAAAGTTTCAACACTAGCAGGTGGAGTTGTTGCAACAAATACACTAGCAAACACAGCAAAAATTTCTGAATCAGCTGATAGCAATGGTGTAGTAGTTGGCAAATCCAATAAAAAAGAGGTGCTTTATCACAAAACACAAATGTGGGAGCATTTTTACAAAATCGCTTATTAG